A window from Pseudomonas alloputida encodes these proteins:
- a CDS encoding DUF5943 domain-containing protein, protein MAKIAPQLPIEVDSETGVWTSDALPMLYVPRHFFVNNHMGIEEVLGADAYAEILYKAGYKSAWHWCEKEAECHGLEGVAVFEHYMKRLSQRGWGLFEIQDIDLDKGTCSVKLKHSAFVYVYGKCGRKVDYMFTGWFAGAMDQILAARGSKIRTVAEQVYGGSEEGHEDGLFVTKPL, encoded by the coding sequence ATGGCCAAAATCGCCCCGCAATTGCCAATCGAAGTCGACAGCGAGACCGGTGTCTGGACCAGCGACGCCTTGCCGATGCTGTATGTGCCTCGGCATTTCTTCGTCAATAACCATATGGGTATCGAGGAAGTGCTGGGCGCCGACGCCTATGCCGAGATCCTCTACAAGGCTGGCTACAAGTCCGCCTGGCACTGGTGTGAAAAAGAGGCCGAGTGCCATGGCCTGGAAGGCGTGGCGGTGTTCGAGCACTACATGAAGCGCCTGAGCCAGCGTGGCTGGGGCCTGTTCGAGATCCAGGATATCGACCTGGATAAAGGTACCTGCAGCGTCAAGCTCAAGCACTCTGCGTTCGTGTACGTCTATGGCAAGTGCGGCCGCAAGGTCGACTACATGTTCACCGGCTGGTTCGCTGGCGCGATGGACCAGATTCTCGCTGCCCGCGGCAGCAAGATCCGCACCGTGGCCGAGCAGGTCTATGGCGGGTCGGAAGAAGGCCACGAAGATGGCCTGTTCGTTACAAAGCCGTTGTAA
- the dgcA gene encoding dimethylglycine demethylation protein DgcA: MAFEAMFQPIQIGKLTIRNRVLSTAHAEVYATDGGMTTDRYVKYYEEKAKGGIGLAICGGSSVVAIDSPQEWWASVNLSTDRIIPHFQNLADAMHKHGAKIMIQITHMGRRSRWDGFNWPTLMSPSGIREPVHRATCKTIEVEEIWRVIGNYAQAARRAKEGGLDGVELSAVHQHMIDQFWSPRVNKRTDEWGGTFEGRMKFGLEVLKAVRAEVGDDFCVGMRICGDEFHPDGLSHEDMKQIAAYYDATGMLDFIGVVGSGCDTHNTLANVIPNMSYPPEPFLHLAAGIKEVVKVPVLHAQNIKDPNQATRILEGGYVDMVGMTRAHMADPHLIAKIKMGQIDQIKQCVGANYCIDRQYQGLDVLCIQNAATSREYMGVPHIIEKTTGVKRKVVVVGAGPAGMEAARVAAERGHDVTLFEKRDQIGGQITIAAKAPQRDQIAGITRWYQLELARLKVDLRLGTAADVAAIQDLRPDVIVLAVGGHSFLEQNEHWGAAEGLVVSSWDVLDGKVAPGKNVLVYDTICEFTGMSVADFIADKGSQVEIVTDDIKPGVAMGGTTFPTYYRSMYPKEVIMTGDMMLEKVYREGDKLVAVLENEYTGAKEERVVDQVVVENGVRPDEELYYALKEGSRNKGQIDVEALFAIKPQPILSQPGEGYLLYRIGDCVAQRNVHAAIYDALRLCKDF, from the coding sequence ATGGCATTCGAAGCAATGTTCCAGCCGATCCAGATCGGCAAACTGACCATCCGCAACCGTGTGCTCAGCACCGCGCATGCCGAGGTCTACGCCACTGACGGCGGCATGACGACCGACCGCTATGTGAAGTACTACGAAGAGAAGGCCAAGGGCGGCATCGGCCTGGCCATCTGTGGCGGCTCGTCGGTGGTGGCCATCGACAGCCCGCAGGAATGGTGGGCATCGGTCAACCTGTCGACCGACCGCATCATCCCGCACTTCCAGAACCTTGCCGACGCCATGCACAAGCATGGCGCCAAGATCATGATCCAGATTACCCACATGGGCCGTCGCTCGCGCTGGGACGGCTTCAACTGGCCGACGCTGATGTCGCCATCGGGCATTCGCGAACCTGTGCACCGCGCCACCTGCAAAACCATCGAGGTGGAAGAGATCTGGCGGGTAATCGGCAACTACGCGCAGGCTGCGCGTCGCGCCAAAGAGGGCGGCCTGGACGGCGTGGAATTGTCGGCAGTGCACCAGCACATGATCGACCAGTTCTGGAGCCCACGGGTCAACAAGCGTACCGACGAATGGGGCGGCACCTTTGAAGGCCGCATGAAATTCGGCCTTGAAGTATTGAAAGCCGTACGCGCCGAAGTGGGTGACGACTTCTGCGTGGGCATGCGTATCTGCGGTGACGAGTTCCACCCTGATGGCCTCAGCCACGAGGACATGAAGCAGATCGCTGCCTACTACGACGCCACTGGCATGCTCGACTTCATCGGCGTGGTCGGCTCGGGTTGCGATACTCATAACACCTTGGCCAACGTCATCCCCAACATGAGCTACCCGCCGGAGCCGTTCCTGCACCTGGCAGCCGGTATCAAGGAGGTGGTCAAGGTCCCGGTGCTGCACGCGCAGAACATCAAAGACCCGAACCAGGCCACGCGCATCCTTGAAGGCGGCTACGTGGACATGGTCGGCATGACCCGTGCGCACATGGCCGACCCGCACCTGATCGCCAAGATCAAGATGGGCCAGATCGACCAGATCAAGCAGTGCGTCGGTGCCAACTACTGCATCGACCGCCAGTACCAGGGCCTGGATGTGCTGTGCATCCAGAACGCCGCGACCTCCCGTGAGTACATGGGTGTGCCGCACATCATCGAGAAGACCACCGGCGTCAAGCGCAAGGTGGTGGTGGTTGGCGCAGGCCCTGCCGGCATGGAAGCGGCCCGCGTGGCTGCTGAACGCGGCCACGACGTGACCCTGTTCGAGAAGAGGGACCAGATTGGCGGGCAGATCACCATTGCCGCCAAGGCCCCGCAGCGTGACCAGATTGCCGGTATCACCCGCTGGTACCAGCTTGAGCTGGCTCGCCTGAAAGTTGACTTGCGCCTGGGCACTGCCGCTGATGTGGCCGCCATCCAGGACCTGCGCCCGGACGTCATCGTGCTGGCCGTAGGTGGGCACTCGTTCCTGGAGCAGAACGAGCACTGGGGCGCCGCTGAAGGGCTGGTGGTCAGCAGCTGGGATGTGCTCGATGGCAAGGTAGCGCCGGGCAAGAACGTGCTGGTGTACGACACCATCTGCGAATTCACCGGTATGTCGGTCGCTGACTTCATCGCTGACAAGGGCAGCCAGGTCGAGATCGTCACCGACGACATCAAGCCAGGCGTGGCCATGGGCGGTACCACCTTCCCCACCTACTACCGCAGCATGTACCCCAAAGAAGTGATCATGACCGGCGACATGATGCTGGAAAAGGTCTACCGCGAAGGCGACAAGCTGGTGGCGGTACTGGAGAACGAATACACCGGCGCCAAGGAAGAGCGCGTGGTCGATCAAGTCGTGGTTGAGAACGGCGTGCGCCCTGACGAAGAGCTGTACTACGCGCTCAAGGAAGGTTCGCGCAACAAGGGCCAGATCGACGTGGAGGCGCTGTTCGCCATCAAGCCACAGCCGATCCTCAGCCAGCCGGGCGAAGGCTACCTGCTGTACCGCATCGGCGACTGCGTGGCCCAGCGCAACGTGCATGCGGCGATCTACGACGCCTTGCGCCTGTGCAAGGACTTCTGA
- the dgcB gene encoding dimethylglycine demethylation protein DgcB: MLNTLLPILLFAALGLAVLGALRRVRMWRRGRPSKVNLIGGLLAMPRRYLVDLHHVVERDKYMSKTHVATAGGFVLSAVLAILVHGFGLQSKILGYALLIATVIMFTGAIFVFKRRLNPPSRLSKGPWMRLPKSLLAFAVSFFIATLPVAGILPANTGGWVMVAILGLGVLWGVSELFFGMTWGGPMKHAFAGALHLAWHRRAERFGGGRSTGLKPLDLEDPNAPLGVEKPVDFTWNQLLGFDACVQCGKCEAMCPAFAAGQPLNPKKLIQDMVIGLAGGTDAQFAGSPYPGKPIGEHGGNPHQPIVNGLVDAETLWSCTTCRACVEECPMMIEHVDAIVDMRRHLTLEKGATPNKGAEVLDNLIATDNPGGFAPGGRMNWAADLNLQLLSEVKVTEVLFWVGDGAFDMRNQRTLRSFVKVLKASGVDFAVLGLEERDSGDVARRLGDEATFQQLAKRNIQTLAKYKFQRIVTCDPHSFHVLKNEYGALGGDYQVQHHSTYIAELIAAKKLNLGQHKGGSVTYHDPCYLGRYNGEYEAPREVLKALGIEVREMQRSGFRSRCCGGGGGAPITDIPGKQRIPDMRMDDIRETEAELVAVGCPQCTAMLEGVVEPRPQIKDLAELVADVLIEEDASTVPKPQTAKREPAEVH, from the coding sequence ATGTTGAACACCCTTCTACCCATCCTGCTGTTCGCTGCCCTTGGCCTGGCAGTGCTCGGTGCCTTGCGCCGGGTGCGCATGTGGCGCCGTGGCCGGCCGTCCAAGGTCAACCTGATCGGCGGCCTGCTGGCCATGCCGCGCCGCTACCTGGTGGACCTGCACCACGTGGTTGAGCGCGACAAATACATGTCCAAGACCCACGTGGCCACTGCGGGCGGCTTTGTGCTGTCTGCTGTCCTGGCCATTCTGGTGCATGGTTTTGGCCTGCAGAGCAAGATCCTCGGCTACGCACTGCTGATCGCCACGGTGATCATGTTCACCGGTGCCATCTTTGTCTTCAAACGCCGCCTCAACCCGCCCTCTCGCCTGTCCAAGGGCCCGTGGATGCGCCTGCCGAAGAGTTTGCTGGCGTTCGCCGTGAGCTTCTTCATTGCCACCCTGCCGGTCGCCGGAATCCTGCCGGCCAACACCGGTGGTTGGGTGATGGTCGCCATTCTGGGCCTGGGCGTGCTGTGGGGTGTGTCGGAGCTGTTCTTTGGCATGACCTGGGGCGGCCCGATGAAGCACGCCTTCGCCGGTGCCTTGCACCTGGCCTGGCACCGCCGTGCCGAACGCTTCGGCGGCGGCCGCTCCACCGGCCTCAAGCCGCTGGACCTGGAAGACCCGAACGCGCCCCTTGGCGTGGAAAAGCCGGTGGACTTCACCTGGAACCAGCTGCTGGGCTTCGATGCCTGCGTGCAGTGCGGTAAATGTGAAGCCATGTGCCCGGCCTTTGCCGCTGGCCAGCCGTTGAACCCGAAAAAACTCATCCAGGACATGGTCATCGGCCTTGCCGGTGGCACTGACGCGCAATTCGCCGGTAGCCCATACCCTGGCAAACCAATCGGCGAACACGGTGGCAATCCACACCAGCCGATCGTCAATGGCCTGGTCGACGCCGAGACGCTGTGGTCCTGCACCACCTGCCGTGCCTGCGTCGAGGAGTGCCCGATGATGATCGAGCACGTCGATGCCATCGTCGACATGCGCCGCCACCTCACCCTGGAAAAGGGCGCCACCCCGAACAAGGGCGCCGAGGTGCTGGACAACCTGATCGCCACCGACAACCCCGGCGGCTTCGCCCCCGGCGGGCGCATGAACTGGGCTGCCGACCTTAACCTGCAGCTGCTGTCTGAAGTGAAAGTGACCGAAGTGTTGTTCTGGGTCGGTGATGGTGCCTTCGACATGCGTAACCAGCGTACTTTGCGTTCGTTTGTCAAAGTATTGAAAGCCTCGGGTGTGGACTTCGCCGTACTCGGCCTGGAAGAGCGCGACAGCGGCGACGTGGCGCGCCGCCTGGGCGATGAGGCAACCTTCCAGCAACTGGCCAAGCGCAACATCCAGACCCTGGCCAAGTACAAGTTCCAGCGCATCGTCACCTGCGATCCGCACAGCTTCCATGTGCTGAAGAACGAATACGGCGCCCTGGGCGGTGACTACCAGGTGCAGCACCACAGCACCTACATCGCCGAACTGATCGCGGCCAAGAAGCTCAACCTGGGCCAGCACAAGGGCGGCAGCGTCACCTACCACGATCCGTGCTACCTGGGCCGCTACAACGGCGAGTACGAAGCCCCGCGCGAAGTGCTCAAGGCGCTGGGTATCGAGGTGCGCGAGATGCAACGCTCGGGCTTCCGTTCCCGTTGCTGCGGTGGTGGTGGCGGTGCGCCGATCACTGACATTCCTGGCAAGCAGCGTATTCCCGATATGCGCATGGACGACATCCGTGAGACCGAGGCCGAGCTGGTAGCCGTGGGTTGCCCGCAGTGCACCGCCATGCTTGAAGGCGTGGTCGAGCCGCGCCCACAGATCAAGGACTTGGCCGAACTGGTGGCCGACGTGCTGATCGAGGAGGACGCATCCACTGTCCCAAAGCCGCAAACGGCTAAACGTGAACCTGCGGAGGTGCACTGA
- a CDS encoding electron transfer flavoprotein subunit alpha, whose protein sequence is MSDIIRRDPRAEWIARNRLHPLHAAMQTQQTSWMGPNGIIRKNPHAIAAGFVGPAGIKRIDRSGAQQGTGAGGRRTAAAEVKLPLHQVATPAFYIAVVPDMVGGRLSSHDRDLLGLAHSLAGSDGAVLAVVFNEHKESNFSTAGVDRLLVIEGEAFEGYAPEQLVQGLRAVDNQFAPRHWLLPDSRTGGGELGRRLGAALGERPATRVWQVKDGQCIGRAGAGQQDLQRTVPRLILAAAECAEPVSETLHEALPVELSTSVVRSLPRIEDLGSVAVDPATIAMAEAEFIVSGGNGVKDWDLYHKATAALGATEGASRVAVDDGFMPRNRQVGATGTWVTARVYVAVGISGAIQHLQGIGACDKVVAINMDPGCDMIKRADLSVIGDSSAILKALIEAVDNYRSGSQRDAA, encoded by the coding sequence ATGAGCGACATTATCCGCCGCGATCCACGCGCCGAGTGGATCGCCCGTAACCGTCTGCACCCGCTGCATGCCGCGATGCAGACGCAACAGACCAGCTGGATGGGGCCCAACGGCATCATCCGCAAGAACCCACATGCGATTGCCGCAGGCTTTGTCGGCCCGGCCGGCATCAAGCGCATCGACCGCAGCGGCGCCCAGCAGGGCACCGGCGCGGGCGGGCGGCGCACGGCAGCAGCCGAGGTCAAGTTGCCACTGCACCAGGTGGCGACGCCGGCGTTCTACATTGCCGTCGTGCCTGACATGGTTGGCGGCCGCCTGAGCAGCCACGACCGCGACCTGCTTGGCCTGGCCCACAGCCTGGCCGGCAGCGACGGCGCGGTGCTGGCCGTGGTGTTCAACGAGCACAAGGAAAGCAACTTTTCCACAGCCGGTGTCGATCGGCTGCTGGTTATCGAAGGCGAGGCCTTTGAAGGTTATGCACCGGAGCAACTGGTGCAAGGCCTGCGGGCTGTGGATAACCAGTTCGCGCCGCGCCACTGGCTGCTGCCCGACAGCCGCACCGGTGGCGGGGAACTGGGTCGGCGCCTGGGTGCCGCGCTGGGCGAGCGCCCGGCAACCCGGGTATGGCAGGTCAAGGACGGCCAGTGTATCGGCCGCGCCGGCGCCGGCCAGCAAGACCTGCAACGCACTGTGCCGCGCCTGATCCTGGCGGCTGCCGAGTGCGCCGAGCCGGTCAGCGAAACCCTTCACGAAGCGCTGCCGGTGGAGTTGTCAACAAGCGTGGTGCGCAGCCTGCCGCGCATCGAAGACCTTGGCTCGGTGGCCGTCGACCCGGCCACCATTGCCATGGCCGAAGCGGAGTTCATCGTCTCGGGCGGCAACGGTGTCAAGGACTGGGACCTGTACCACAAGGCCACCGCAGCCCTCGGCGCTACCGAAGGTGCCTCGCGGGTGGCAGTGGACGATGGCTTCATGCCGCGCAACCGCCAGGTGGGGGCTACCGGTACCTGGGTTACCGCGCGTGTCTATGTGGCTGTGGGTATCTCGGGTGCGATCCAGCACCTGCAGGGTATCGGTGCCTGCGACAAGGTGGTGGCGATCAACATGGATCCGGGCTGCGACATGATCAAACGGGCTGACCTGTCGGTGATTGGCGACAGTTCGGCGATTCTCAAGGCGCTGATCGAGGCTGTGGACAACTACCGCAGCGGCAGCCAGCGCGACGCGGCATAA
- a CDS encoding electron transfer flavoprotein subunit beta, which yields MSTKVISLVSIGAHPSSGRARRAEQDARAVELGLQLAGDNLQVVHAGNPQEEALRAYLGMGLDHLDVLEQPAGADVLGVLGDYLRDAGAQLVLTGSQAETGEGSGMLPFLLAEKLGWPLIVGLAEVESIDNGTAQVLQALPRGQRRRLKVRLPLLATVDNAAPKPRQSAFGPARRGVLAARNVAIVEDELLAEAELQPARPRPKRLKVIKAKSGADRMKAATAKASGGGGKVLKDVSPQEGAEAILKLLVEEGVLR from the coding sequence ATGAGTACGAAAGTGATCAGCCTGGTTTCCATTGGTGCCCACCCCAGCTCCGGCCGCGCCCGCCGCGCCGAGCAGGATGCCCGTGCCGTGGAGCTGGGTTTGCAGCTGGCTGGGGATAACTTGCAGGTGGTGCATGCGGGCAATCCACAGGAAGAGGCCTTGCGCGCTTACCTGGGCATGGGCCTGGACCACCTCGACGTGCTGGAGCAACCGGCCGGGGCCGATGTGCTGGGCGTGCTGGGCGATTATCTGCGCGACGCCGGGGCCCAACTGGTGCTGACCGGCAGCCAGGCCGAGACTGGCGAGGGGTCGGGCATGTTGCCGTTCCTGCTGGCCGAAAAGCTCGGCTGGCCGCTGATTGTCGGGTTGGCCGAAGTGGAGTCGATCGACAACGGTACCGCGCAGGTGTTGCAGGCTCTGCCGCGTGGCCAGAGGCGTCGCTTGAAGGTGCGTCTGCCATTGCTGGCGACTGTGGATAACGCGGCGCCCAAACCGCGCCAGAGCGCTTTTGGGCCTGCGCGCCGGGGGGTACTGGCGGCGCGTAACGTGGCCATTGTCGAAGATGAGCTGTTGGCTGAAGCCGAGCTGCAACCGGCCCGTCCACGGCCCAAGCGCTTGAAGGTGATCAAGGCCAAGAGTGGCGCCGACCGCATGAAGGCCGCGACGGCCAAGGCCAGTGGCGGTGGTGGCAAGGTGCTGAAGGACGTTTCGCCGCAGGAAGGCGCTGAGGCGATCCTCAAGCTGCTGGTGGAAGAGGGTGTCCTGCGCTGA
- a CDS encoding RHS repeat-associated core domain-containing protein yields MRVVPVSALAFCGQHLDPLTGSYPLGNGHRFYRPSLRRFISPDVLSPFGKGGLNAYAYCQGDPVNFADPSGRFPAIIAPVRNLVTGVINLGISAVKMYRNYRTGRDFALNSGYPASRSGVFTYGTSEHAVARWSVADKVVSAAGGISASLSIGTATARLITPESEVLAWVDFGVASFATVLSAYELYGLATSSAERRYPIQPVAYEIRTGVQP; encoded by the coding sequence ATGCGTGTAGTCCCGGTATCAGCGCTGGCTTTCTGTGGCCAGCACCTGGATCCGTTGACAGGTAGCTATCCATTGGGCAATGGCCATCGCTTCTACCGCCCGAGCCTCAGGCGCTTCATAAGCCCTGACGTGCTAAGCCCGTTCGGAAAGGGGGGGCTCAATGCTTACGCCTACTGCCAAGGTGACCCTGTCAACTTTGCTGACCCTAGTGGTCGTTTCCCCGCAATCATCGCGCCAGTCCGAAACCTTGTCACGGGAGTGATCAATCTAGGTATAAGTGCCGTGAAAATGTACCGGAACTACCGTACAGGGCGAGACTTCGCCCTCAATAGTGGTTACCCGGCGAGCCGCTCAGGGGTTTTCACATACGGCACGTCCGAGCATGCGGTCGCACGATGGTCTGTAGCGGATAAGGTGGTGTCGGCCGCTGGAGGCATCAGCGCTTCATTGAGTATTGGTACGGCTACCGCGCGGTTGATTACACCGGAATCCGAGGTGTTGGCCTGGGTTGATTTTGGGGTGGCCTCATTCGCCACAGTTTTGTCAGCTTATGAGCTTTACGGATTGGCAACGTCGTCTGCCGAGCGGCGCTATCCCATACAGCCGGTGGCTTATGAGATACGTACGGGAGTACAGCCTTGA
- the gbcA gene encoding glycine-betaine demethylase subunit GbcA translates to MDVTATLSLGDPLEPARKATAEMLQTRERTYSLPQPFYTDERLFQIDMQEIFHKEWLIAGMTCEIPAKGNYITLQIGKNPIIVVRGAEGKVHAFHNVCRHRGSRLCVSEKGKVAKLVCPYHQWTYELDGRLLFAGTEMGADFDMNQYGLKPVNVKVAGGYIFISLAENPPAIDEFLATLDHYMEPYDMENTKVAVQTTLMEKANWKLVLENNRECYHCNGSHPELLQTLLEWDDTNDPRASQEFKDHVAASAAAWEAEKIPYLHKSHGLRNRIVRMPLLKGTVSMTMDGKQACQKLMGRIKNPDLGSMRILHLPHSWNHCMGDHMIVFTVWPISAQETMVTTKWLVHKDAVEGVDYNPENMRKVWDATNDQDRRLAEENQRGINSTAYQPGPYSKTYEFGVVNFIDWYSGRVLNNLGAEPAPYLKEVQAQ, encoded by the coding sequence ATGGACGTCACCGCAACCCTGAGCCTGGGCGATCCACTTGAACCCGCACGCAAGGCTACCGCCGAGATGTTGCAGACCCGCGAGCGCACCTACTCGCTGCCCCAGCCTTTCTACACCGACGAGCGTCTGTTCCAGATCGACATGCAGGAGATCTTCCATAAAGAATGGTTGATCGCCGGCATGACCTGCGAGATCCCGGCCAAGGGCAACTACATCACCCTGCAGATCGGCAAGAATCCGATCATTGTGGTGCGCGGTGCCGAAGGCAAGGTGCATGCCTTCCACAACGTCTGCCGCCACCGCGGTTCGCGCCTGTGCGTCAGCGAGAAAGGCAAGGTGGCCAAACTGGTGTGCCCATATCACCAGTGGACTTACGAGCTGGACGGCCGCCTGCTGTTCGCCGGCACCGAGATGGGTGCTGACTTCGATATGAACCAGTACGGCCTCAAGCCCGTGAACGTGAAGGTGGCCGGCGGCTACATCTTCATCAGCCTGGCGGAAAACCCGCCTGCCATCGACGAGTTCCTGGCCACCCTGGACCATTACATGGAACCGTACGACATGGAGAACACCAAGGTGGCGGTGCAAACTACCTTGATGGAAAAGGCCAACTGGAAACTGGTGCTGGAAAACAACCGCGAGTGCTACCACTGCAACGGTTCGCACCCGGAACTGCTGCAAACCCTGCTGGAGTGGGACGACACCAACGACCCGCGCGCCAGCCAGGAATTCAAGGACCATGTGGCCGCCTCCGCCGCTGCCTGGGAAGCCGAGAAGATCCCGTACCTGCACAAGAGCCACGGCCTGCGTAACCGCATCGTGCGCATGCCGCTGCTCAAGGGCACCGTGTCGATGACCATGGACGGCAAGCAGGCCTGCCAGAAGCTGATGGGTCGCATCAAGAACCCAGACCTTGGCTCGATGCGCATCCTGCACCTGCCGCACTCGTGGAACCACTGCATGGGCGACCACATGATCGTGTTCACCGTGTGGCCGATCAGCGCCCAGGAAACCATGGTCACCACCAAGTGGCTGGTGCACAAGGATGCCGTGGAAGGTGTGGACTACAACCCCGAGAACATGCGCAAGGTGTGGGACGCCACCAACGACCAGGACCGCCGTCTGGCCGAAGAGAACCAGCGTGGGATCAACTCCACGGCGTACCAGCCGGGCCCGTATTCGAAGACTTACGAGTTTGGTGTGGTGAACTTCATTGACTGGTACAGCGGGCGCGTGCTGAACAACCTGGGGGCAGAGCCGGCGCCATACCTGAAAGAAGTGCAGGCGCAGTAG
- the gbcB gene encoding glycine-betaine demethylase subunit GbcB, whose protein sequence is MSDTFLNPVTTQTWANGRHIVRCVKVIQETWDVRTFCFMADQPIMFFFKPGQFVTLELEIEGKPVMRSYTISSSPSVPYSFSITVKRVPGGLVSNFLHDTMHEGAELPVHGPVGLFNAIDFPAGKVLYLSGGVGITPVMSMARWFYDTNANVDMVFVHSARSPKDIIYHRELEQMASRIPNFSLHIICEKHGLGEPWAGYRGYLNQRLMELIAPDYMERVVFCCGPTPYMTAVKRMLEAVGFDMKNYHEESFGATPPEAKADAVEHAEQAADAPELDVSDLNLVEFIGSEKSIRIAPGETVHAAAAKVGLMIPKACGMGICGTCKVLKLGGEVEMEHNGGITEEDEAEGYILSCCSVPKGDVRIDY, encoded by the coding sequence ATGTCCGATACCTTCCTCAATCCGGTCACTACCCAGACCTGGGCCAATGGCCGCCACATTGTGCGCTGCGTCAAGGTCATCCAGGAGACCTGGGACGTGCGCACCTTCTGCTTCATGGCCGACCAGCCGATCATGTTCTTCTTCAAGCCAGGGCAGTTCGTTACCCTGGAGCTGGAGATCGAAGGCAAGCCCGTGATGCGGTCCTACACCATCTCCAGTTCGCCGTCAGTGCCCTACAGCTTCTCGATCACCGTCAAGCGCGTGCCGGGTGGCCTGGTGTCGAACTTCCTGCATGACACCATGCACGAAGGCGCCGAGCTGCCGGTGCACGGCCCGGTGGGGCTGTTCAACGCCATCGACTTCCCTGCTGGCAAGGTGCTGTACCTGTCGGGCGGCGTCGGTATTACCCCAGTGATGTCGATGGCGCGCTGGTTCTACGACACCAATGCCAACGTCGACATGGTGTTCGTCCACAGCGCCCGTTCGCCGAAAGACATCATCTACCACCGCGAGCTGGAACAGATGGCGTCGCGCATCCCCAACTTCAGCCTGCACATCATTTGCGAGAAGCACGGGCTGGGTGAGCCGTGGGCGGGTTACCGCGGTTACCTGAACCAGCGGCTAATGGAGTTGATTGCGCCCGACTACATGGAGCGCGTTGTGTTCTGCTGCGGCCCGACGCCGTACATGACGGCGGTCAAGCGCATGCTTGAAGCGGTCGGCTTCGACATGAAGAATTATCACGAAGAGTCGTTCGGTGCCACGCCGCCAGAAGCCAAGGCTGATGCGGTGGAGCACGCCGAGCAGGCAGCCGATGCGCCTGAGCTGGATGTTTCCGACCTCAACCTGGTGGAGTTCATCGGCAGCGAGAAGAGCATCCGCATCGCCCCGGGCGAGACCGTGCATGCGGCGGCAGCCAAGGTTGGCCTGATGATCCCGAAAGCCTGCGGCATGGGTATCTGCGGCACCTGCAAGGTGCTCAAACTGGGCGGCGAGGTGGAAATGGAGCACAACGGCGGGATTACCGAAGAGGACGAAGCCGAGGGCTACATCCTGTCGTGCTGCAGCGTGCCGAAAGGGGATGTGCGGATCGATTACTGA
- a CDS encoding methyl-accepting chemotaxis protein, which yields MARMQDKLRDTLQQIAGSATQLASAAEELNAVTDESARGLQQQNNEIEQAATAVTEMTSAVEEVARNAVSTSEASSEASRSTGDGRDLVMETVGAIERMSGDVQATAKLITHLAEQSRDIGKVLDVIRGLADQTNLLALNAAIEAARAGEAGRGFAVVADEVRALAHRTQQSTSEIERMIGSIQGGTEEAVESMRTSTERAESTLNIARGAGMALDTIAGAVAQINERNLVIASAAEEQAQVAREVDRNLVNINDLSVQSATGAHQTSAASAELSRLAVDLNGLVARFRT from the coding sequence ATGGCGCGCATGCAGGACAAGCTGCGCGATACCTTGCAGCAGATCGCCGGCTCCGCCACCCAGCTGGCCTCGGCGGCAGAAGAGTTGAATGCCGTCACCGACGAAAGTGCCCGTGGCCTGCAGCAGCAGAACAATGAGATTGAACAGGCCGCCACTGCAGTCACTGAAATGACCAGTGCGGTGGAAGAAGTGGCGCGCAATGCCGTGAGCACTTCAGAAGCCTCCAGTGAAGCCAGCCGCTCCACCGGTGATGGTCGTGACCTGGTGATGGAAACCGTGGGTGCGATCGAGCGCATGAGTGGTGATGTGCAGGCCACCGCCAAGCTGATTACCCACCTGGCAGAACAGTCGCGCGACATTGGCAAGGTGCTTGACGTGATCCGTGGCCTGGCCGACCAGACCAACCTGCTGGCGCTCAACGCAGCCATCGAAGCCGCGCGGGCCGGTGAAGCGGGCCGTGGTTTTGCCGTGGTCGCCGATGAAGTGCGGGCACTTGCCCATCGTACACAACAGTCGACCAGCGAAATCGAGCGCATGATCGGCAGCATCCAGGGCGGTACGGAAGAGGCGGTAGAATCGATGCGCACCAGCACCGAGCGTGCGGAGTCGACACTGAACATCGCCCGTGGCGCGGGCATGGCACTGGACACCATCGCCGGCGCGGTGGCGCAGATCAACGAGCGCAACCTGGTGATTGCCAGTGCGGCGGAAGAGCAGGCCCAGGTAGCGCGGGAAGTGGACCGCAACCTGGTGAACATCAACGACCTGTCGGTGCAGAGTGCTACCGGGGCGCATCAGACCAGCGCGGCGAGTGCCGAGCTGTCGCGCCTGGCGGTAGACCTCAATGGCCTGGTAGCCCGGTTCCGCACCTAG